Part of the Halobacteriovoraceae bacterium genome is shown below.
TTCGATTTTCTCGTTTTGTTTAGTACATCTTCTTCTTCTTTTAAAACTTCTCCAACTGCAGGGCCTGATTCACCTTTCAAAACACTCTTAGCGATTCTCAAAAGTCCTTTATCGGCCTCATCTAACTTTTTTATTTTAGCTGATCCGGATTTAACTTCTTGTCCATCTTTTTTCTTTTTTGCTTTTAAAAGATAAGACTCTCCTATCTTATAAATACTCAATGTAATCTGAAAATCTGCTTCATTATAGTCATTCTTTACAACTGCCCCATTATCCTCAAGGCTTTGTTTAAATATAGAATACATTACATCAACATCTTCAGGTGTTACTCCCTTTGATCTCACTGGCTCAATATATACACTTTGAGCAAATGCGCTGAAAGTAAAAGTAAAAAAAAGAATTAGTCTTCTGATCATTCCATGTCCTCGATTTTAAAACCGGCCAATTTATCGGCCAGAGTATAAGTGAGATCACTATTATTTGACTTTTTTTTGTCTTTTTCAAGAGTAGAATTATCTTTTTGTGTTGGAGACACTTTTTGCGTATACAGAGGGAGTTCAGATTTAAAAACTGTTCTATCTAAATGTTTTATGAAATTTGACCATGGGCCTTGAAGATTATCAGTCCTTTTGACTTGTTCCATAGAATTCATTTTTGAATCCATAAGATCTATAAGATGTACCAAAAAGGCCTCTGAAGTTTGTGGCAGCTTAGGGGAGCCATACTCGTACTCACCATGATGAGATAATAGAATATGTTTTAAATGCATTTTTGTATCAGAGGGAAAGCCTTCTATTTGCGAAGTGTATTTTTCAATAAGTTCAACACCATTTGATAGATGTCCAACTAAACGTCCATGATCAGTATAATCACATAATGGCCCCGCAGTAAGTTCAAATATTTTACACAAATCATGCATGATTGCACCAGCAACCACAAAATTCTTGTTCACTTGATAATGCGCAGAAAGCCAAATGGCCAACTGAGTACATGATAGAATATGTTCAAGTAATCCCCCTTCATAGGCATGGTGGACACTCTTTCCGGCCTGCCACTTAAGTAAACGTTCAAATATTTTAGGATCATTTAAAACTTTTTGCAAAAGCTCCTTAATATAAACATCATTCAATTCATTAATAATTGAATGTAACTCATCAAACATCTTGGTTGAATTTTTTTGAGATTTTGCAATAAAATCATCTTCATTAATATCTGATGGATCTACTGAATAAATTTCTTTCACAACGAGTTGGTTTCGACCTTGATATGTGTTAATTTTTCCTGTCACTCTTGCGTAATCTCCGCGATTTATTTTTTCGGCCGTTTTTTCTGCCGTGTTCCATTTTCTCGACTCTAAATCCCCTGTTCTATCTGTCAAAATGATATTCAAATAAGACCTTCCATCCCTTCCTTGCATCACTGACAAATATTTTATAAGAAAAAGCTCATTCACATCAGCTTTTGACTGCAAATCTTCCACAAAAACTTTCTTCATTAATCCCAGACCTTCTTTTGATTTAAATTGCCGCTATACTGCCCCACATGATGACAAAATGTCTACACAGACGTCACTAAGTGTGGCATATTCTGATGCAATAAATTTGCATCCATAAACATAATTCGCGGAGTCACAAATGAGCAAAACTCGTATTGCTATTAACGGCATGGGTAGAATCGGAAGAACACTATTAAGAGAAATCTATAATACAAATAACCAAAATTTACAAATTGTTGCCGTCAATAATCCTGGTGATATTAAACAATATCTTAACTTAATCAAATATGACTCAATTCATGGTAAGTTTTTAACTGATATTTCATTAGATGGAGATATCTTAAAAGTTGGCAATGACTCCATCAAGTTTTTTTCAGAAAAAGATCCTTCAGAAATTGATTGGAGTTCTCAGAATGTTGAAATTGTCATCGATGCTACTGGTAAATTTAAAGATAAAGAAAGTTTAGGTAGACATATCAGAGGGACTGTAAAAAAAGTCATCATGTGTGCTCCTGGAAAAGATCTTGATGGAACTTTTGTAATGAAAATAAATCATGAAACTTATGATCCAAAAAATCATCATGTCATCTCAAATGCAAGTTGCACAACAAATTGCCTCGCACCTGTAGCAAAAGTCCTCCATAAAGAGTTTGGAATTAAAAATGGTCTAATGACCACAATTCATTCATACACATCTGACCAACAACTTTTAGATGGTTCACATAAGGATCCTAGAAGGGCCAGAGCTGCTGCACTTTCAATGGTTCCAACCACAACAGGAGCAGCAAAGGCCGTAGGGCTTGTCATCCCTGAGCTAAAGGGAAAACTTGATGGCCATGCCATCCGAGTTCCAACTCCAAATGTTTCTCTTGTCGATCTAACTGTCACCCTTGAAAAAGATGTCACCATTAGTGAAGTAAACGCAGCTCTAAAAACGGCCAGTCATTCATATCTAGAAGGAGTTCTCCTTTACACTGAAGAAAAGTTAGTTAGTATCGATTTCATTGGGATGCGAGAATCTTCTTGTGTGGATGGAGATCTTACTAATGTTGTAGATAAAAGAAATTTAAAAGTTACGGCCTGGTATGATAACGAGGCCGGCTTTTCAAATAGAGTCCTTGATTTGGCGACCTACGTAGGAGAGAATCTCTAATGGCACTAAAATACATCGATGAAGTTAGTAAGGAAATATTTCAAGGTAGTAAAATTCTTTGTAGATTAGATCTCAACGTCCCTCTTAAAAATGGAATCATTCAAGATTCAACTCGAATTGACGAAGCACTTGACACAATCAACTACCTACTCTCATGTAATCCAAAAAAGCTTATTATTGTAGGCCATCTGGGACGCCCTAAGGGAGAAAGAAAAGAAGAATTATCACTTGCTCCTGTTGGGGAGTACCTAGCAGAAAAAATAGGTCAAGAAATTATCTTGACTGAATCTGCAGTGGACCGAGGAATTAAAACTCAACTTGAACTTCCTAAAGGAAAAATAATTCTTCTTGAAAATATAAGATTTGAAAAAGGAGAAACTAAGGGGGATAAGGAATTAGCTTCCACTTTAGCAAGTTACGCTGATTTTTATGTTAATGATGCATTTGGAACCTGTCACAGAAAACATGCTTCTACATATGAAATCAATTCATTTTTCAAAAATAAAGCATATGCAGGATTCCTACTCAAAAAAGAAATCATCGCACTCAATAAAATCGTTGAGCGCCCTAAGACTCCTTTTGTTGCAATAATTGGAGGAGCAAAAGTAAGTGACAAAATAAAAGTTATAGAAAGTCTACTTACAAATGTAACGGATCTTTTAATCGGTGGAGCAATGGCCTACCCATTTCTTGCAGCAAAAGGACACAAGATTGGCAAATCTCTATGCTCTAAAGAAGATATATCACTCGCAAAAAAGATTTTAAGCACACCAAATGCTCAAAAGATTCATCTTCCTCTAGATCACGTTGTTTCAGATGATATTAATGGTGCACCTGGAAATTGTGCTGAAATAGATATTGCAGAGAGTATGATAGGTCTTGATATTGGGACTAAAACTAAAGAAAGTTATAAAAAAATATTAGAAACTGCTCAAACTGTCCTTTGGAATGGGCCTATGGGAATGTTTGAAAATGAAAATTATTCGAAGGGTACTTTTTTTATCGCTGAAATTCTCAGTACTATTAATGCCTATACACTCGTTGGTGGAGGAGACTCTGTAAGTGCTTTGAAAAAATCAGGCCTCGCTGATAAAATTTCACATGTCTCAACAGGAGGAGGAGCATCACTTGAATATATTGAAAATGGCACGCTACCAGGAATTCAGGCATTAAAATTTGGTATCAATTAAGGAAATAATATGACTCAAAGAAAAATACATGTCGTAGGCAATTGGAAAATGAACATGAATGTTCTTGAGATAAAAGAGTTCGTAAAAAATATTCAGGCCAACCATACTCGTGAAATTTGGATTGCTCCACAGGCCGTACATATCCCCATTCTTATTGACTTACAAGGAGATAAATTTATCTCAGGAGGACAAGATTGTAGTGATCACGATTCAGGTGCATATACAGGAGAAATATCTCCACAATCTTTGGTTGATATCGGTGCTAAGTTTGTCCTGATTGGTCATTCTGAAAGAAGACAATATCAAAAAGAAAACAATGAATTGTTAAATAGAAAAGTTAAATCAGCTATAAAATCAGGTCTCAAAGTCATTTTTTGTGTAGGGGAATCTTTAGAACTTAGAGAAGAAGGATCGACTGAAGCAACAATAAAACATCAATTAGTTGAAGGTCTCAAAAATATTACAACAAAAGAGGCCGAAAACATTCTTATTGCCTATGAACCTGTTTGGGCCATTGGAACAGGTAAAGTGGCCACCCCTGTGCAGGCCCAAGAAGTTCATCACTATATAAGAAATGAAATTCTTGAACATCTCAACTTTAAAACTCAAGATACTATTATCCTTTATGGGGGTAGTGTAAAACCTGATAATTTTTCAGAATTGCTTAATTGTGAAGATATTGATGGTGCACTTGTTGGAGGTGCGAGCTTAAATGCTGACTCATTTAACAAGCTCATCCATACTTAATTTTTGCAAAATTTCTTTGGGGCCAAAACAATCAAGTTGAAGTTTTCAATAACTTTTGCCCCCATTTTTCTAATACTCTCAATGAGTGAATCTAGGCCTCCTTCATTCTTATGCATTAAATACTCGTTTGTATATCTAAGACCCATTTCATTATTATGCAAGTCCATCTCTTCACTCTCACCTTCTCCTGTTAGAGTTAATTCTCTGGCCGTTAAATATTTTCTGGCCAGATTTTCTCCAATTTTAAAACTCAATATACTTGAACCTACAAAATGTCTTATCGCATCGACTTCATCATCAACATTTCTCTCTAACTGTGGACCTACTCCACATATCTGAACTGATAAAGAATTTGCTAATTGCCTCGTCAAATATAAAGGAAGAATTATACTAGGATGTTCGTCCAAAACATCCAATTCACTCCATGATAAACTTTTTCCTTCAACTTGTTCGTATATATAATTAACCATGTGCACAATGTAAGATCTATCCTTATCCATTAATAAATCGTTCTCTGTCCCATTTCTATCGTCTGCAAAAACACAACTTGAAAAGAGTATTAACAAAAGAGTTTTCACAATCAATGATCTCCATCTACTTGATTTTATAGTTTTAATTTGCTTTTTTAATACAAACTCTTCACAACGCAAAGTCTTTTTAACGTATTGTCATATGAATTTATTTCTTGTAAGTTGATTCACTCTATTATGTTTAAAAAGGAATGATTTGCTATGAGCAGTTTTTTTACCATAACCAACGTTCTCATGATTTTTCAAGCAATGGTTTCAGTGCTCTTGATAATCACAGTTTTGTTACAGTTTGGAAAAGGTGCTGAAGCAGGATTATTTTCTTCTGGTGGAGCAGATGCCATGTTCACCGGATCACAAAAGGGAAATATTCTATCCAAAACAACAATTGTTCTTTCTATACTTTTTATAGGTAACTCACTTCTTTTAGCAAAGATTCAGTCTAAATCATCTGGTAAGTCACTTCTTGATGATGTAGCACCAATAGCAAGACCACTAAACAATGATGCTGCAGAAGAACAGGCCAAGAAGAAAGCTCAAGAAGCAAAAGAACAAGCTCCCTCTGAGGAAAAAACCACCAAATAATTCAACTCAATATATTTTTCATATTTGATATTTAATGTTTTTTCGTCTTCACGAAATGCAAAAATAAACATATAAGTTGACTATGTCACACTTAATGAGTTTATCACTTTATTTATTGATTTTTCTTATAACACCAACTTTAAAAGCACAGTCCGTACTTGGTGAATATAATTGTAAAGTGAGACACGCCGATGAGGATCTGTCAGGTAAGGGAACAACTGGAGATTGCAATGTGATTCTTAATAAATCTAATAGTAAGATGATTATTGAGTTAAATTGCGACATCAAATATAAGGATCGATATCTTCAGTCCCAAGACAAACATTTCAGATACATCAAAAATGATTGGTGGAAAGGAATTGTCCTTAAATCAATCAATAATTCTCATGAAGCAAATATTGTTCCTTATACAATGAGAGGAGCTAATGGGATGGACATTTCTCTTAATTTCTTTTCATCTCTTAAGTGGTACTCTCAAAAAGCATTAGAGCTCACATGTTTACAAACAAAAATAATCGAATCCGAAGAAATTGACTTCAAAATGTAAAAAAACAAGAAAACTTATTTTCTTCAAAGTTCTTCTATCCTCATAAAAAAAATTCATTTCTTACATTTTCCCTTTTTGAAATAACAAGTTTTCTGTTAGGAATCTCACATTCAATTTTGGAGATACTAAAATGAAAAATATCACTTTTTTTTCCGTCCTACTGTGCTTTGTAAACTTATTATTTGCCCAAGAAACCCCAAGTTCTCTTATTTCTAAAAATGATAAAATGAGCATAAGGCAACTCATCGTTCCAGGTTTTGAAAACCTACCTCTTAAAAGAAAATTATTCGTTTATTATCTCACCGAAGCATTTGAGGCCGGCAGACAAATGAGCTGGAAACAAAACACAAAAAACGGAATTGAAATTAGAGATCTCCTTTTTGCATTATGGGAACATAAAGCGGCCTTTCCAATTGTCCAAAAGGCCATGCTAGAAGAGTATCTCACTTTGATCTTAAGCAACCTGGGCAATTACTTAAAAATTGGAAATGCAAAAATAATTCCCGATTTTTTAGATTCAAAAAATCTTTTCAATATGGCCGCAATCTCAGATGAATTGAATAAAAGATTAGGGAAAACAACACATCTACTCGACAAAGCAAAAGAGCTTGAAAAAGAAATCTTCGATAGAGATTACTACCCTGAAAAAATTGGAAAAGGAACAAACTTATTAGCAGATACACAAACCAATTATTATGGACCTGAAATTACATTAGAAGACATCAACTCAATGAATATTGAGAATGAAGATCTTTTCTTTTCATATCCAGATAGAGATAAGGACGGAAATCTTCTCGTAAGGAAATACAAAAAAGGTGATCTCTATAGTGAAGATCTTTCACTCATTGCAGATAAAATAAAACACGCAATGAAATACGCAAATGAAAACGAGAAAACAATCTTAAATGCCCACTTAAAAACAATCGATTCAGGAAATTACTCAGATTTTTTAGAAATGAATAAATTATGGGTTAAAAATGAAAGCGAAGATATAGACTTTATGTTTGGTTTTATAGAAGTCTACAATGATCCATTAGAGCAAAGAGGTGCTTGGCAGAGCTTTATCACCATCAAAAATATAGATCACGAATCTGTAAGAAGATCTAAAGCTATCGAAGAAGTGGCCTATAAATTCGAGTCCCTCATGCCAGTTGAAGAACGTTTTAAGAAAGAACCTGGATTTACTCCTCCAAAATCAGAAGGAGTGAATTTTGCATATACTGGTGGTTTATTCGAATTAATTACTTTTGCAGGAATCAATTTGCCTAATGAACAAATTATCCGTGAAAACTATGGATCAAAGAGTTTTACTTTTATTAACCTTCAATCAAATCATGGCCAGTCTCAAGAAGAAAAGTTTCATGAAATTAAAAACTCAATTTTTATTTCACAGATGTATAAAGATTCTTATATGAGGGCCGATTTGAATTTGATCAGATTTCTCAAAACCGAATTCCATGAAATACTCGGACACGGTTCAGGAAAATATGTTGATGGAGCAAGTCAAAATGATTTAAAAAACCTCTATTCAGCCTATGAAGAAGGAAGAGCAGAAGTTGCAGCACTTTATCATCTTACAGATCCAGATCTTTTTCACTATAAAATTTTACCTCTAGAATATACTAAAGAGGATGTTCAAAATACTGTTTTAGTTGCGCTTATTGATTTTTTTACGAATCAGATTAGGTCTTATGAAAATCTATCAGATAGTACGACCGAAATCGTTCAGGCACATCAGCTTGGCCGTCAAATTATATTCAATAACCTCCTCAAAGATGGAGTCATTGAAGTAAGAATTTCTGAATTAAATGTTCCACAAATTTTTATAAAAGAAAATGACATTGCAAAAGTCAGAATTGCTCTAGCAAACGTTTGGGAGAAAATTCAATATGTCATTTCAACAGGTGATCTTGAAATGGCCAAAAAAATGAACGCGGAGGAAGGATTTTACAATGAAACTCAAAAATATTGGAGATCACTCGTTTTAAAAACTGATAGTCTTGGAATTGATGATGAGTATGTCATAGACAAAAAAGTTTCTAGATTAAATGCTTTTTTAAATCCTAGATACGTACTCATCAAAGATGAAATTGGTAATATAAGTGATGTAAAAATAGATTATTATCCGAAAAACAACGGCGCTGAACTATTAATCAATGAACAGTATAACAAAATTAAAAAGTGCGAACTTGCTCTTTTAAAATAAGTTTTTTAAAGAGCTTTAATCTTTTTAAGTAGTGGTTTTGTACTCATGGGTCCTCCAAAATAGGTCTCACACATTTTTTTTGTTGAAACAGTTCCCCCTACTTCTAAAACTTTTTGAATATATTCTTTTATCTGCTCTTTGTTAGTAAAGTCTAAATCTCCCCGCTCATTTCTAAAGCGCTCATCGGCCATCTTTACAAGTGCCTCAGACCAGTCATAGGAAAAATAAAGTGCAGAATATGGGCCAGTAAAAATATGTGAAAACTTTGCAAAAAAGCTCGAGTCAGCTGGATATTCAAAGCCACTTTCAGATAAAATCTTATTTGCCACAATTCTAAATTCATCAACTGTTTCAGGTAGCTCCATTGAGTGAATTTTTAGATCAAGTTTTGCTAGACTATTATTTTTACTAATTACAAAACGTTCTAATAATTCAAGTTTTTCTTCCTGTTCATCAGTAAAACTATAATCGGAATAGTTAAATTCCACATCACCTACAGGGCCTGCAATTTTGTTTATCACTGATTTGTGTCTTCCCCAGTTTTCCATAAACATAGAGGGAAGTTCAACAGTGTCCCAGTTAATATTTAATGAATTTGATAGTTTATAACTATTTTTTGACTTTAGAAGATGAAGAGCATGACCGAATTCATGTGTAAGCGTTTCACGTGTACGTAAGTCAAGATATATGTTTCCGAATTTATCTCTTGGGAAATTAGCAGCAATACCACCAATCGGTAATGTTCTCATTTTCTCATAAGGAAATTTATTTCCCATTACAAATGGATACATTGCCGCCCCAGGGCTTTTGCCATCACCAGGTCTTTCAGCAACATCTATAAAAATCAAGCCTAATGGAGAAGCATCAAGATTTTTTACTTGATAAAGAAGTACATCCTTATCCCATTGATAGGGAGGAGTGAGTTGTTCCAGTTTAATATCAAATAAATCTTCATACATTTCAAAAAGTTTTGCAAGAGTTTCTTTAAAAGGAAAATGTTTCTTTTCTTTTTCAGTTCGCTCATTTAGTTTTTTTGGAGTTAGTCCGGTTACTTTTTGTTTGTATTCTCTAAGCACAAAACCAAGATCCCATGCCATCAGATTTGTGTTGCCATTAACTTCTTTTTTAATTTGACTAAGTTCAACCAAATCTTTATCAATTGCTTTTTTAAGATCATTATATAGACCATTTGCAAATTTTAAATTCTCTTTTCCTGAGCCAGTTGTGGTTTTAATTGCTTGATACTCACTCCAATTCTTAAAACCAAACAAATTGGCAATTTCTTTTCTGAGTTTTAATATATTATAGGCTACTTCAATATTTGCCCTAGGCCCGCTTTCAGCTGAATACCAGGCCTTTTTTCTTGTCTCTTCCTTAATTGCATACATCGAAATATCTTTTAGTAACATTCTCTGCGAATTTGTGGCCATATATTTTTTATCAAAAAACTTCAAGCGTTCTATTATATTTTTTGGAACACCTTTTAATTCACTTTTACTAAAAGATACAATTTCATTAAGATTTTCTGTCACATTTTCTTCATAACTACTTTCTAATCTCTTCAATTCATCAAAAAGCTCTTGTGCATGTTCTTTTTCATCAGCGGGCAATCCTATGCCATTTTTTTCAAACTCCATAAACACTTTTCTTGCAACTTCAGTTTGTTCTTCACTAAGCTTATTTAGATCTACTTTTTTAATTATCTGATATATCTTCTCATCTGTGACAAAGGCATTATACATTTGAGAGATCTTATTAATTAATGACCTTGCATATTTTTTAAAATCCTTGTTTGAACTCACGTTTCCGGCAATATAATTTATAGTATCTATGGCCTCTTCTTTTTGTCCAAACACATAATCTATTGGCCCTAAAATTTTATCAAATTCAAATATCTCTTCATGTGAAAGATTCGAGTAGAAATTTAAATATGTAACGACTTTATTAAAATTAAAAAGAAGTTCTGAAGTGAGTTCTTCAACATTTTCTTTGGAATCAACAAGGGACACATGTTGATATTGCGCACCATATTGTTTAGCATATTCATTTAACTCACTAAAAAGAACTTTTGAATCAACTTCACCGAGTACATGTTTTGACTGAATTTCTGAAGCAAAGGCATTAATGGCAATCAAAAAGAGTAGTAAATGTTTTAGCATGGTTAACTTCCTTATTAAATTTGGAGGAAGTTTATACTACTTTTATTTATAGTTTAATATTATTTAATTTATTTTTGAAATTCTTTTTTAACACAATGTACAACATGTAAAAATGTAACGTATTCTTTTGAATATAAATTCTGTCTCTCGTTTTACAGAGGCAAAATCTTTGCTGGCCTGTTCTTCATTATTCTAAGAATGAATATATATTCCCAAGAATCATCAATCTTGTTTACGAGTATATCAAAGGCCACAGTGTTTAGCTTACTCAGCGAATTAAAAAAATCACCTTGATTCTTTTCCAGATGTACTTTTTTGAAAATATAATTAACAAATTTTGAATTTCTGTTTATTTCATTATTATAGGTGACAGAATCTTCAAATCTAGATCTTAAAAATTCATCCGCTGGATAATCTTCCAACGAAGATCTCACTAGATGTTGCGTTACTTGATATACTTTTGAAAAATATTGCCATTGAAAAGATTTATCCTCTAATTTATCCCTAATATTAAAATAGAATTTATCCCTATTTATCATCCAATCTTTTGGCAATGCATAGGCGTTCACAAGCTGCGCCATTACAAAATGAAGGCCCAGAAATAGACCTGAAGAGAGAGGGTCGTCTATAGAATTATTTAGGATAAAGGGGAGCTGCATAGGAAAAACAATATTAAATACTGTGTCTAGTGAATTATGATACCTCTCTATATAATTTTTCTGTGCTCTTTTTATCCAATTATCTACTTCTTTCAAAAAGCTTTTCATTTCATGAGCATTTAATACTAAACCATACATATACTCTAATTCATTCGATTTTTTGACCTCATTATTTCGAATAATTCCTTCAATTTGTTGTTTAACTTTTACTTGTTGAATTCTTTGCGAAAAATTATCGACATCCAGTTCATCAAATCTCTGAATATAGACTAAAGGTTTTACTTCACTTTTTTGTAAGATTTCTCTTCTAAAGTTTTTTAGTTTTTCAATTGCATTTTTCGTTGAATCATTTTCTGAGTTTTTTTTTGCATGCACCAACGTATTCATCATCAATGCCTGACAAATTGTAACTTTAGTATAGGGAAACAAAAAGTTGATTCCGAATAAAGATTTACTCATTAAGAAAAATAAAAAATACTTTATCAAGTCTTTCTCTCATCTATGAAATTTCCAACTTCTCCTTATTACCTGTCACTTTTTTTCTTTGCAATCATAAGAAATCTGCATGTACAAATTACACTTCACAAAATGTATTTCTTTTAAAAAAAGAAGGGGACCATGGCCCCCTTCTTATTATTTACTAAATATTTTTAAACTTAATTATTTAACAATATTAATGATGGATATCCTAAAACGGAATATCATCAGCAGTAAAACTCGCATCTGTAGAAATATTAAAATCTTGATTCATCATGGAATCATCTTGGTGTGATGATTGATTCATGTTCATATCATTTGAATAGCTCGACTGGCCTGCAGAAGCTTGCCCTCCAATAAATTGAACAGTCGAAGCATTTACCTCTGTCGTATATCTTTTTTGTCCATTTTGATCATCCCATGAACGTGTTTGTAAACGTCCCTCAATATAGGCCTGGCGCCCTTTCGATAGATACTGATTACAAAGCTCAGCAAGCTTATTCCAAACAACCACTCTATGCCATTCTGTTCTTTCTTGTTTTTGTCCACTTTTATCAACCCATGACTCAGACGTTGCCAGCGAAAAATTGCAGACAGCTGCACCTGACGGTGTATATTTAATCTCGGGATCTTGCCCAAGACGACCCAATAGAATAACTTTATTCACGCTCATAAACTCTCCTTTATTCGTCGATAGCTTAGTCTCTTTGCTATCGAATTTCTAGTGCTTTTCCAAGATGAAAGAAAGTTTTCAAATAGAGCGCTCTAAGCTCCTGAAAAGATTTTATTTCTAAAAAATAGACATAAAAAATTAATCATAAAATTCTAAAATTAAGTGGAATTTTGAAAAAATTTTTCTAAGCATTTGTGCTAGATAGCATTGAGTCAACTTGGTCCATGGCCTCATCAAGTGACTGGTCATCAGTCACAACTCCCCTACTGGCCCAAAATTCTTTAACAATTCTACGAGCGACTTTGATATCTCGTTTATACCAAGACGCATCAAAACCACAGTGCGGACAAGGAATCTCCTTACGAAAAAGAATTCGTATAGTTGCTTCGAAACTAACCCAAATCGGGAAAAAAGCAAAAACTCCTCTCCATTCCATAAATGGGTAAAGAACCATCGCAAAAAAAACACTCATCATAACAATTTGAAAATAATTCTTTTGGGTCAAGCGAGGACTAATAGTGAAGGCCCTCTTTGTGCTGCATAGAGGACAAAAAAATTCCTTTGAAGGATTTTTCAATCGAAAAGTTCTCATCACAAGGGGATTATAATTAAAAATGCTTTTATTCATAGATTTTCTCCAAGGGCCCTCATTTCATCATAACAGAGCAAAAGAAGTGAAAATAAGGAGGTAAAAAAATCACCTGCTAACATATTAAAAATAGAAAAATACGCATAAAAAGGGCCGCAGGGCCATCCACATGGCCCAGGGTTTCGACGGCCCCCGAGGGCCTTTCCATGAAAATTACAAATTTTGAGATATGTAGCACAGGAAAGAGAACCGAAATCGCTACAGTACGTGCCACACGGATGACTTTCGGTCAAAGTGCACCCTTGCCCCTATATCCATAAATTGTGCCAAAAATATTTATTTACAAATCAACCCCTTGCGTTATTCTCATCCGCACCAGTGCCATATCGCGCCTCCCTAATTGACGCTCTATTCTCGGCCGGGTAGCATACTTTAAGACATGAATTTATTGAAAAAAATTAAGCTAAAAAGAAAAAATGAAAA
Proteins encoded:
- the gap gene encoding type I glyceraldehyde-3-phosphate dehydrogenase, which encodes MSKTRIAINGMGRIGRTLLREIYNTNNQNLQIVAVNNPGDIKQYLNLIKYDSIHGKFLTDISLDGDILKVGNDSIKFFSEKDPSEIDWSSQNVEIVIDATGKFKDKESLGRHIRGTVKKVIMCAPGKDLDGTFVMKINHETYDPKNHHVISNASCTTNCLAPVAKVLHKEFGIKNGLMTTIHSYTSDQQLLDGSHKDPRRARAAALSMVPTTTGAAKAVGLVIPELKGKLDGHAIRVPTPNVSLVDLTVTLEKDVTISEVNAALKTASHSYLEGVLLYTEEKLVSIDFIGMRESSCVDGDLTNVVDKRNLKVTAWYDNEAGFSNRVLDLATYVGENL
- the secG gene encoding preprotein translocase subunit SecG; protein product: MSSFFTITNVLMIFQAMVSVLLIITVLLQFGKGAEAGLFSSGGADAMFTGSQKGNILSKTTIVLSILFIGNSLLLAKIQSKSSGKSLLDDVAPIARPLNNDAAEEQAKKKAQEAKEQAPSEEKTTK
- a CDS encoding single-stranded DNA-binding protein, coding for MSVNKVILLGRLGQDPEIKYTPSGAAVCNFSLATSESWVDKSGQKQERTEWHRVVVWNKLAELCNQYLSKGRQAYIEGRLQTRSWDDQNGQKRYTTEVNASTVQFIGGQASAGQSSYSNDMNMNQSSHQDDSMMNQDFNISTDASFTADDIPF
- a CDS encoding HD domain-containing protein; this encodes MKKVFVEDLQSKADVNELFLIKYLSVMQGRDGRSYLNIILTDRTGDLESRKWNTAEKTAEKINRGDYARVTGKINTYQGRNQLVVKEIYSVDPSDINEDDFIAKSQKNSTKMFDELHSIINELNDVYIKELLQKVLNDPKIFERLLKWQAGKSVHHAYEGGLLEHILSCTQLAIWLSAHYQVNKNFVVAGAIMHDLCKIFELTAGPLCDYTDHGRLVGHLSNGVELIEKYTSQIEGFPSDTKMHLKHILLSHHGEYEYGSPKLPQTSEAFLVHLIDLMDSKMNSMEQVKRTDNLQGPWSNFIKHLDRTVFKSELPLYTQKVSPTQKDNSTLEKDKKKSNNSDLTYTLADKLAGFKIEDME
- a CDS encoding phosphoglycerate kinase; translated protein: MALKYIDEVSKEIFQGSKILCRLDLNVPLKNGIIQDSTRIDEALDTINYLLSCNPKKLIIVGHLGRPKGERKEELSLAPVGEYLAEKIGQEIILTESAVDRGIKTQLELPKGKIILLENIRFEKGETKGDKELASTLASYADFYVNDAFGTCHRKHASTYEINSFFKNKAYAGFLLKKEIIALNKIVERPKTPFVAIIGGAKVSDKIKVIESLLTNVTDLLIGGAMAYPFLAAKGHKIGKSLCSKEDISLAKKILSTPNAQKIHLPLDHVVSDDINGAPGNCAEIDIAESMIGLDIGTKTKESYKKILETAQTVLWNGPMGMFENENYSKGTFFIAEILSTINAYTLVGGGDSVSALKKSGLADKISHVSTGGGASLEYIENGTLPGIQALKFGIN
- a CDS encoding triose-phosphate isomerase, coding for MTQRKIHVVGNWKMNMNVLEIKEFVKNIQANHTREIWIAPQAVHIPILIDLQGDKFISGGQDCSDHDSGAYTGEISPQSLVDIGAKFVLIGHSERRQYQKENNELLNRKVKSAIKSGLKVIFCVGESLELREEGSTEATIKHQLVEGLKNITTKEAENILIAYEPVWAIGTGKVATPVQAQEVHHYIRNEILEHLNFKTQDTIILYGGSVKPDNFSELLNCEDIDGALVGGASLNADSFNKLIHT